GTAATGTGGCATTTTCGCTTGAATTAGACGGGAAAAGTACGATAAAGACAAGCGGGAAAGGGATTGAGAATACAATTCTTGAATTATTTGGAAAATCAGTTTTAAAAAATTTGAAAAAATTTGAATATGGATATTTGGGAAATGTGGAAATTTTACGAAGTTCAAAGGATTTTATGTTTACTTTTGTAAATAATCGGTATGTGAAGTCAGCAACTATTGAGAGAGCTGTTATAGATGGCTATTATACTAAGTTAATGAAGGGGAAATATCCTTTTGCTATTATTTTTTACAATGCTGATCCAAAGGAAATAGATGTGAATGTTCATCCATCTAAAAAAATAGTAAAATTTTCAAATGATAAAATTGTTTATAATGAGATAAAATCAGCAATTGACGACTTTTTTTATTATAATGACAGGGAAAACTGGCAGCCTAATATTGATTTAATAAAGAAAAATATTAATATTAATGAAAATGTCGCTGTGGAAAAGGATGATTTATTTTCTGATGATATTTTAAAGGGGGAAAATCAGAAAATTTTAAGTTTGGAAACTTTTGATGGGAAAGAAAATAGTGAGAAATTGGAAGGAGAAGATGGGTTTACAGGAGGTAATCTTGAGAAAAATGATGAAAATAGAGAATCTGCTGGTATTTCTGAAAGTCTAAGCAGTGGTAATTTTTTTAATGATGAAAAAGAGAATAGCAATAAAAAGAATGATTCGAGTCTTGATGAAATTTGGAAAAAAATGAATGGGAATTTAAATGAAATTGTGGAAAACAATGTGGAAAACTTGCAAAATGTTGAAAACTCTAATTTGGTAAAGAGCGATAAAGATAAGAGAAATTGGGATGAAAAGAGTAATTTTAGAAATTATGAAAAATTTAGTGGAGAAAAAAATTCTAATGGTATAAATGAAAATACTGAAAATGAATATTATAAAGTTGGGACATTTGAAAAGCACATTGGGAAGCAGGTTCATTATGATATTTTGGGACAAATTTTTGATACGTATATTTTAGTGCGGAAGGATGAGGAACTGGAAATCTATGATCAGCACATTATTCATGAAAGAATTTTGTATGAAGAATTAAAAGATAAGTTTTATAATAAAAAAATTGAGTCACAGCATTTGCTGTTACCGCTGAAAATGGAAGTTACGGTAATTGAAAAAAATATTATTTTTGAAAATATTGATGTTTTTCGAAATTTTGGATTTGATATTGATGAATTTTCAGAAAACGAGATTGTGATTCGTGCTGTGCCTGCTTTTGATTTTCGGGATAGTATTGAAAATGTGTTTTTACAGCTTTTGCTGGATTTAAAAAATGAAGTGGAAATAAAAGATTTAAGGGAAAATATCATTATTTCAATGTCGTGTAAAGGGGCGATAAAGGCTGGGCAGAAGCTGGATATATCTGAAATGCAGAATATGGTGAGAAGGATTCATGAAGTTGGGAAATATACGTGTCCCCACGGCAGACCAATTATTGTAAAATTGTCTAAAAATGATTTGGATAAAATGTTTGGAAGAAAAAAATAATGGTAAAATTAGTAAAAAAATGAAAAAAACTTTTGACAATAAGGGAAAAATATGATAAGAATTAATGTAGTGTGTATTGGAAAAATAAAGGAAAAGTATATAAAAGAGGGAATAGCTGAATTTTCAAAAAGGTTATCAAAATATATAAAACTTGAAATTATTGAACTGGCTGAAGAGGATGATAACAAAGGGATTGAAAATGCAATAAATTCTGAAACTGAAAGAATAATAAATGTTATTTCAAAAAAAAATTATTCATATAATATTTTGCTTGATTTAAAGGGAAAAATGCTGACTTCAGAAGAAATGGCAGATAAAATTGAAAAAATTTCAATAACAAACAGTGAAATTAATTTTATAATCGGCGGTTCAAATGGAGTT
The DNA window shown above is from Leptotrichia wadei and carries:
- the mutL gene encoding DNA mismatch repair endonuclease MutL, which produces MGYIKILDEKVSNIIAAGEVVENPASMIKEMIENSLDAKATMIKIEVFKSGTDVKVSDNGIGMDKDDTLLSVERHATSKIKEKEDVFNLSTYGFRGEALSSIAAVSKLTITTRSENSPAGYRIGCYGGVVRKFEEVSRNVGTEMEVRDLFYNTPARRKFLRKMSTEYGKIRDIVLKEALSNSNVAFSLELDGKSTIKTSGKGIENTILELFGKSVLKNLKKFEYGYLGNVEILRSSKDFMFTFVNNRYVKSATIERAVIDGYYTKLMKGKYPFAIIFYNADPKEIDVNVHPSKKIVKFSNDKIVYNEIKSAIDDFFYYNDRENWQPNIDLIKKNININENVAVEKDDLFSDDILKGENQKILSLETFDGKENSEKLEGEDGFTGGNLEKNDENRESAGISESLSSGNFFNDEKENSNKKNDSSLDEIWKKMNGNLNEIVENNVENLQNVENSNLVKSDKDKRNWDEKSNFRNYEKFSGEKNSNGINENTENEYYKVGTFEKHIGKQVHYDILGQIFDTYILVRKDEELEIYDQHIIHERILYEELKDKFYNKKIESQHLLLPLKMEVTVIEKNIIFENIDVFRNFGFDIDEFSENEIVIRAVPAFDFRDSIENVFLQLLLDLKNEVEIKDLRENIIISMSCKGAIKAGQKLDISEMQNMVRRIHEVGKYTCPHGRPIIVKLSKNDLDKMFGRKK
- a CDS encoding 23S rRNA (pseudouridine(1915)-N(3))-methyltransferase RlmH, with the protein product MIRINVVCIGKIKEKYIKEGIAEFSKRLSKYIKLEIIELAEEDDNKGIENAINSETERIINVISKKNYSYNILLDLKGKMLTSEEMADKIEKISITNSEINFIIGGSNGVNDNLREIADFRLCFSKMTFPHQLMRLILSEQIYRWISINNNIKYHK